The Halorubrum sp. BV1 genome contains the following window.
CGATCCCGATCAGGTTCGCGACCTCGGTGCCGTCTGCGGTCGTGTACGCCTCGTCGGCCGTCCACTTCACGGTCGTCGTGAGGTAGCGGTACAGCCAGTTGTGCGCGTCCACGGCGACGACGCTCCCGTCGATATCCGCGAAGGAGACGTCGTGAACGGCGGCGAGATCGCGCAGGTCCGCGTTTCCCATGCCCGGTACTCGTGGCGGTCGGTGAAATATCGACCGCTCCGCCTGCCGATTGTGAGGCGTTTATGTGCGTCTGTCGACTAGGACGGGTACCGAATGGTCTCGCCGTTCGACGTGTTGGAAGTCGACGAGGACGCCGACGAGGCGACGATCGAACGGGCCTACCGCGAGCGAATCAAGCAGGCGCACCCAGACCAAGGAGGTACCCTCGAAGAGTTCCAGCTCGTTCGGCGCGCGTATCGAGAACTCGACGACAGGGACGAAAACGGCGACGCGAGCGCGGCCGGCGCGGACGACACCGACGTCGCAGACATCGACCTGACCGACGAGGACGGCGACGCCGAGGTCGAGCCGGTCCGCGTGGAGTTCCTCGATTACGAAGTGCTCGACGACTATGGCTGGTCGCTCGACGACGACGATCTGTTTCGGAAGGCCGCACACGCCGACCTCGACGAGACCGAGCACGGCCGGCTGCTCGTCCAGCCGGACGAGAGCCTGCTCGAAGGGGCCGAAAACCGCGGGTTCGGGTGGCCGTTCTCGTGTCGGGGCGGGGCCTGCGCGAACTGCGCAGTCTACCTCGTCGAAGGCGACATCTCACAGCCCGCCAATCACATCATGCCCGACGACCTCGCGGAGCGGGGGTTTCGGCTCTCCTGTAACGGCTATCCGGTGAGCGACGAGCTACAGGTCGTGTTCAACGTGAAACACCTCGCCGAACTCGACGACCTCATTCTCCCGCCGGGACCGTTCACGCGGCGGTGAGCCTGACACCGGGGCCGCTTTGCGGCCCCTCCAGCACTTCGGTTCGACCGCTCAGAACGCGTCGGCGACCGCGGCGACGATCGCGTCTTCGACGGCGTCGCGCTCGCCGGAGAGGAATTCGATTTTGCCCTCGCGGAGGCCGGCGGTGGTGACGTCTGCGGCGGGCGCGAGCTCAGACGCGTGCGCGGCCACGTCGCGGACCGACACGTCAGCCGTCGTACGCAGATACAGTTCGTCAGTACCGATGCCGACGGTCGCGTACGCCTCGCCGTTCGCGTTACGGCGGTGGAGGTCATCGAGGAGAAGCGGCGTCGGCGGGAAGTCGTAGCGGTGAGTGTAGCCGTCGGTGTCGAGCAGCGCGAACTCGACGCCGTCGACGGCTTCGGTGACGACGTTCTCGCTCGCGGTTCCCACTTCCGTCTCGAGCTTCTCGCGGAACTGCTCTGAGACGTGTGCGGCGAGGTTCCCACCGTCCTCGAACAGCAGATCGGTGACGAGTTCGCGCTTGTCCTGATACGACTGGTAGTACGCCTCTAAGGCGATCGCCTCGCGAAGCTCCGCCACGCGCTCGCTGTCGTATCCGGCGTCGCGCGCGAGGTCGACGTAGCGGTCGGGCGTCTCCTCCCAGTAGCTCACGGCTGGG
Protein-coding sequences here:
- the fer gene encoding ferredoxin Fer yields the protein MVSPFDVLEVDEDADEATIERAYRERIKQAHPDQGGTLEEFQLVRRAYRELDDRDENGDASAAGADDTDVADIDLTDEDGDAEVEPVRVEFLDYEVLDDYGWSLDDDDLFRKAAHADLDETEHGRLLVQPDESLLEGAENRGFGWPFSCRGGACANCAVYLVEGDISQPANHIMPDDLAERGFRLSCNGYPVSDELQVVFNVKHLAELDDLILPPGPFTRR